A genomic region of Leishmania braziliensis MHOM/BR/75/M2904 complete genome, chromosome 33 contains the following coding sequences:
- a CDS encoding putative 2,4-dienoyl-coa reductase fadh1, translated as MKPYPKILEPLDLGFTKLRNRVVMASMHTGLESPIHATRSTTVTEKNPYARLARFYKERAKGKVGLIVTGGFSPSAEGLLYPGERLLGPNDVDQLRCISDAVHNEGGHILLQMLHPGRYANGDQCVAPSPILSHISQTKKVPVEMSVPLIKRTVEDFARLAVCAQKAGFDGVEIMGSEGYLLNQFVAPQTNHRTDDYGGSFENRIRFPLEVLRAVRDATGSSFIIVFRVSLLDLVPNGSTQAEVFELAEKVSKSGANIINSGIGWHEARVPTIATSVPRAGYTWATAAVRSHLRRQGIETPLIAVNRMNHPDILEQVLEDGDADLVAMARPFLSDPYFVEKTMSGAADRINICIACNQACLDNVFTGKTACCMLNPLAAHEEERAALPVTAAKQVAVIGGGPAGASAAITLADRGHHVTLYEASAVLGGQFNLAKLIPGKEEFQSSIDYWTNTLKKHKNVTLKLNTRATVEDVADGGYDEVVVATGCAPHAKSNSVIPGIEKHPNVFSYVEALLHPEKVGRRVAVVGAGGIGFDMAEFLTSPQSTSAETVAAAQYTKFTKQENCEFRKKWGIKSPAIVQEEEKAGTATGSSGNNSRLSHPPGGLVKPVIPRPYREVTMFQRTRGKIGAHLGPTTGWIHRLEIRMSRVKAVDGVTYKSFDGANFVYLDEKGKEQTLVVDCVVLCTGQSSNKEFEKAATPILSKLHTIGGCNFTKKLDAKLAILQAHGLAIRL; from the coding sequence atgaagcCGTACCCAAAGATCTTGGAGCCGCTTGACCTCGGTTTTACGAAGCTGCGCAATCGCGTCGTAATGGCCAGCATGCACACGGGACTGGAGTCGCCGATTCACGCCACTCGCTCCACCACAGTCACCGAAAAGAACCCGTACGCGCGTCTTGCACGCTTCtacaaggagagagcgaagggcAAGGTCGGGCTCATCGTTACCGGCGGTTTTTCGCCCAGTGCGGAGGGCCTTCTGTATCCTGGTGAAAGGTTGCTAGGCCCGAATGATGTCGACCAGCTGCGGTGCATCTCTGACGCGGTGCACAACGAGGGCGGGCACATTTTACTACAGATGCTGCACCCCGGCCGCTATGCCAATGGAGATCAGTGcgtggcgccgtcgccgatTCTGAGTCACATCTCTCAGACGAAGAAGGTGCCGGTGGAGATGAGCGTGCCACTCATCAAGCGGACGGTGGAGGACTTTGCTCGTCTTGCCGTCTGCGCACAGAAGGCGGGCTTCGACGGAGTTGAGATTATGGGCTCTGAAGGCTACCTACTGAATCAGTTTGTTGCCCCTCAAACAAATCACCGCACGGACGACTACGGCGGCAGCTTCGAGAACCGTATCCGTTTCCCGCTAGAAGTTCTTCGTGCGGTACGAGATGCCACGGGGTCGAGCTTTATCATTGTGTTCCGCGTGTCGCTTCTGGATCTCGTGCCGAACGGCTCGACTCAGGCCGAGGTCTTTGAACTGGCGGAGAAAGTATCCAAGTCTGGGGCGAACATTATCAACAGCGGCATCGGCTGGCACGAGGCCCGCGTGCCGACCATCGCCACCTCCGTACCTCGTGCGGGTTACACCTGGGCtacagcggcggtgcggtcGCACCTTCGCCGTCAAGGCATTGAGACCCCTCTTATTGCGGTGAATCGAATGAACCACCCCGACATTCTGGAACAAGTGCTGGAGGATGGCGATGCGGATCTCGTCGCCATGGCGCGCCCCTTCCTCAGTGATCCATACTTTGTGGAAAAGACGATGTCGGGCGCTGCCGATCGCATCAACATCTGCATCGCCTGCAACCAAGCGTGCCTAGACAACGTCTTCACGGGCAAGACAGCGTGCTGCATGCTCAATCCACTAGCTGCCcatgaggaggagcgcgcaGCGTTACCCGTGACTGCCGCGAAGCAGGTGGCTGTGATTGGCGGCGGCCCCGCTGGCGCATCCGCTGCAATCACCCTAGCCGATCGCGGCCACCACGTCACGCTGTACGAGGCGAGCGCCGTCCTGGGCGGCCAGTTCAACCTGGCAAAGCTCATCCCTGGCAAAGAGGAGTTTCAGAGCAGCATTGACTACTGGACAAACACGCTGAAGAAGCACAAGAATGTGACGCTGAAGCTGAACACGCGCGCCACCGTAGAGGATGTTGCAGACGGGGGCTAcgacgaggtggtggtggcaaccGGGTGTGCGCCGCACGCCAAGTCGAACTCGGTCATTCCTGGCATAGAGAAGCACCCCAACGTCTTCTCGTACGTCGAGGCACTCCTGCATCCAGAGAAGGTGggccgccgcgtcgccgtcgtcggtgCCGGCGGCATTGGCTTCGACATGGCGGAATTCCTCACCTCACCACAGAGCACCTCAGCGGAGACggtcgctgcggcgcagtACACAAAGTTTACAAAGCAGGAGAACTGCGAGTTCCGTAAGAAATGGGGTATCAAGTCGCCCGCCATTGTgcaggaagaagagaaagctGGCACGGCGACTGGCTCAAGTGGCAACAACAGCCGCCTCTCACACCCTCCAGGTGGACTCGTGAAGCCTGTGATTCCTCGGCCCTACCGCGAGGTGACCATGTTCCAGCGCACCCGTGGCAAAATCGGTGCCCATCTTGGCCCGACGACCGGGTGGATTCATCGCCTTGAGATTCGCATGAGCCGCGTCAAGGCAGTGGATGGGGTGACGTACAAGAGCTTCGACGGCGCGAACTTCGTTTACCTTGATGAGAAGGGCAAGGAGCAGACGCTGGTGGTAGACTGCGTTGTGCTATGCACTGGACAGAGCTCAAACAAGGAGTTTGAGAAAGCTGCAACACCGATTCTATCGAAGCTGCACACGATCGGGGGATGTAACTTCACCAAGAAACTTGATGCGAAGCTGGCTATTCTGCAAGCGCACGGCTTGGCGATTCGTTTGTGA